The following are from one region of the Ignavibacteriota bacterium genome:
- the mdh gene encoding malate dehydrogenase has product MGRKKISVIGGGQIGGVIAQLIALRQIGDVVLFDIVEDMPQGKTLDIVEASRIDGFDISLSGTNDYKDIDSSDIVIVTAGLPRKPGMSRDDLLVTNAKIIKSVAENVKKHAPNSISIIISNPLDAMVTLYKKTTGFPATKVIGQAGVLDSSRFSTFISWELGVSVKDVNAMVLGGHGDTMVPIIRYANVNGIPVMELLEKKYKDKAKASEVMNAMVERTKMAGGEVVKLLKTGSAFYSPASASIAMAESIIYDEKRVLPVCAYLNGEFGVNGFYVGVPAVLGSNGVEKIIEFDLNSVEKALLDNSVNAVKGLVADMERLGF; this is encoded by the coding sequence ATGGGCAGAAAAAAAATTTCAGTTATCGGAGGAGGACAGATTGGTGGCGTAATTGCTCAATTAATTGCTTTACGACAAATTGGTGATGTTGTTTTATTCGATATAGTTGAGGATATGCCGCAAGGAAAAACGCTTGATATTGTTGAAGCTTCCAGAATAGATGGTTTTGATATTTCACTTAGCGGAACTAATGATTATAAAGATATCGATAGTTCAGATATTGTTATTGTTACAGCAGGACTACCGAGAAAGCCCGGTATGAGCAGAGATGATCTGCTGGTTACTAATGCTAAAATTATCAAGAGTGTCGCAGAGAATGTAAAAAAACATGCTCCAAATTCTATTTCAATTATAATCTCCAATCCTCTCGATGCTATGGTTACATTATATAAAAAGACGACCGGGTTTCCTGCTACAAAAGTTATTGGACAGGCTGGCGTTCTGGATTCCTCAAGATTTTCTACTTTTATTTCATGGGAACTTGGAGTTTCTGTTAAAGATGTAAATGCTATGGTGCTTGGCGGTCATGGTGATACAATGGTACCTATTATTCGTTATGCAAACGTAAATGGAATTCCTGTTATGGAATTACTTGAAAAGAAATATAAAGACAAAGCAAAAGCTTCTGAAGTTATGAACGCAATGGTTGAGCGAACTAAAATGGCCGGCGGTGAAGTAGTTAAACTTCTTAAAACAGGTTCAGCATTTTACTCACCAGCTTCTGCTTCAATTGCAATGGCTGAATCAATCATTTATGATGAAAAGCGTGTACTTCCTGTTTGTGCATATCTCAATGGAGAGTTTGGAGTAAATGGATTTTATGTTGGTGTTCCTGCTGTGCTAGGTTCAAACGGTGTTGAAAAAATTATTGAATTTGATCTCAACTCAGTTGAAAAAGCATTGCTTGATAATTCAGTTAATGCTGTTAAAGGTTTGGTTGCTGATATGGAAAGATTAGGATTTTAA
- a CDS encoding NADH-quinone oxidoreductase subunit A — MIIDYIPLFLVLAVALIFGVVVVWSSTLIGPQRPNKQKTSTYESGMQPVGTTKQRISIKYYLVGMFFIIFDLEVIFIYPWAVQFRKLFGEFGISVFVSMLLFLIVLELGYLYAYKKGGFNWD; from the coding sequence ATGATAATAGATTATATACCACTGTTTCTAGTTTTAGCTGTTGCTCTTATTTTTGGTGTTGTTGTTGTCTGGTCGTCAACGCTAATTGGTCCGCAACGACCAAACAAACAGAAAACTTCCACGTATGAAAGTGGTATGCAGCCTGTGGGTACAACAAAACAACGGATCTCAATTAAGTATTACCTGGTAGGAATGTTCTTTATCATATTTGATCTTGAAGTCATATTTATTTATCCATGGGCTGTTCAGTTCAGAAAATTATTTGGTGAATTTGGAATATCAGTATTTGTATCTATGCTTTTATTTTTAATTGTCCTCGAGTTAGGATATTTATATGCGTATAAGAAAGGTGGATTCAATTGGGATTAG
- a CDS encoding two-component sensor histidine kinase, with protein sequence MVYYREFLFFNIFFILIFLILNSEFSTLLLFIISIIILDIAILYFIGKRRNKELDEIKSIINNIRKNKYQSEEEIQLGSNLLSLQKVIKKMFKKEKNDIENLQRLQKMRSQFLANVSHELRTPIFAIQGYLESLLNGAIHDKNVNMHFLEKANQNTISLSNLLNDLIDISMIESGEMRMSFRYFKINEIINQVFQEYKLIAETKDLSLIFNPANDELEVFGDKEKLRQVFTNLILNAIKYTEKGKVEVLVEEDSKHAKVIVKDTGIGIPESHLDRIFERFFRIDKARSRAEGGTGLGLAIVKHIIEAHNSKVYVTSTVGKGSEFSFYLKK encoded by the coding sequence CTGGTTTACTACAGAGAATTTTTATTCTTTAATATTTTTTTCATTCTAATATTTTTAATTCTGAACAGTGAATTTTCCACATTGCTTCTTTTTATAATTTCAATAATCATTCTTGACATTGCAATTCTCTATTTTATCGGCAAACGCAGGAATAAAGAACTCGATGAAATAAAATCAATTATAAATAATATCAGGAAGAATAAATATCAGAGTGAAGAAGAAATTCAACTTGGTTCAAATCTGCTTTCACTGCAAAAAGTAATCAAGAAAATGTTCAAGAAAGAAAAAAATGATATTGAAAACTTACAGCGTTTGCAGAAAATGAGATCTCAGTTCCTGGCAAATGTTTCTCACGAATTAAGAACACCGATTTTCGCAATTCAGGGTTATCTTGAATCTTTACTGAACGGTGCAATACACGATAAAAATGTAAATATGCACTTTCTGGAAAAGGCTAATCAGAATACGATTTCACTCAGTAATTTATTAAATGATCTGATCGATATCTCGATGATTGAATCCGGCGAAATGAGAATGAGTTTCAGATATTTTAAAATAAATGAAATAATAAACCAGGTATTTCAGGAATATAAACTGATAGCCGAAACAAAAGATTTATCATTGATATTCAATCCTGCAAATGATGAACTGGAAGTTTTTGGAGATAAAGAAAAACTTAGACAGGTTTTTACGAATTTGATTCTTAATGCAATCAAGTACACCGAAAAAGGAAAAGTTGAAGTGCTGGTTGAAGAAGATTCAAAACACGCAAAAGTAATTGTGAAAGATACAGGAATTGGAATTCCTGAAAGTCATTTGGATAGAATTTTTGAAAGGTTTTTCCGGATTGACAAAGCCCGCTCCCGTGCAGAAGGAGGAACCGGACTTGGGCTGGCAATTGTCAAACATATCATTGAAGCACATAATTCAAAAGTTTATGTAACAAGTACAGTCGGGAAAGGAAGCGAGTTCTCATTTTATCTAAAAAAATGA
- the rpmA gene encoding 50S ribosomal protein L27 has translation MAHKKGQGSTRNGRDSNPQYLGVKRFGGEKVLAGNILVRQRGTKFHPGVNVKKGNDDTLFAVADGVVKFEVKRGNRKFVSVYAS, from the coding sequence ATGGCACATAAAAAAGGACAAGGTTCAACAAGAAACGGAAGAGACAGTAATCCGCAATATCTTGGAGTTAAAAGATTTGGTGGTGAAAAAGTACTCGCCGGAAATATTCTTGTAAGACAGCGAGGAACGAAATTTCATCCCGGTGTAAACGTAAAGAAGGGCAATGATGATACTTTATTTGCAGTTGCAGATGGTGTGGTTAAGTTTGAAGTTAAAAGAGGCAATAGAAAATTTGTCAGCGTTTACGCTTCGTAA
- the nuoD gene encoding NADH dehydrogenase (quinone) subunit D has protein sequence MKQLEKETDPKILQALLNTRNDFTIDDALENEMILNMGPQHPATHGVLRLLLRLDGERIIGCVPELGYLHRGYEKMAENMSYYEYIPHTDRLDYISPMANNVAWVLAVEKLAGIEAPKRAQYIRMMIAELARITSHLVAIGAFAMDVGALTIFLWTLREREKVLNIWDILCGARFTNSYTRIGGVANDAQPEALAKVKWFIDQFEQNLAEIEQLINTNRIFIERVDGVGAISKEDAIDLGFCGPNLRACGVEFDLRRNTPYLCYDEIDFRIPTYTEGDCLARYFVRLDECRESAEIVKQILDKIPQGPVQANIPHKVLPKKDEIYTKMEELIYDFMIVNFGINPPAGEIYHAIEGSKGELGFYLVSKGDGKPWKNKIRSPSFNNLQSLPKLVVGQMISDVVAIIGSIDPIMGEADK, from the coding sequence ATGAAACAGTTAGAAAAAGAAACAGACCCGAAAATTTTACAAGCACTTCTGAATACAAGAAACGATTTTACAATTGATGATGCTTTGGAAAATGAGATGATACTCAATATGGGTCCGCAGCATCCTGCAACTCATGGTGTACTTCGTTTACTTTTGAGATTAGATGGCGAGAGAATTATTGGTTGTGTACCGGAACTTGGATATCTTCATCGGGGATATGAAAAAATGGCTGAGAATATGAGCTACTATGAATACATTCCTCACACAGACCGCCTTGATTACATCTCACCAATGGCAAATAATGTTGCCTGGGTTCTTGCTGTAGAAAAGTTAGCCGGAATTGAAGCTCCAAAACGGGCTCAATATATCAGGATGATGATTGCAGAACTTGCCAGAATTACATCTCATCTTGTTGCAATCGGTGCTTTTGCAATGGACGTTGGAGCGTTGACAATCTTTTTATGGACTCTTCGTGAACGAGAGAAAGTTCTGAATATTTGGGATATACTTTGCGGTGCTAGATTTACAAACAGCTATACACGAATTGGTGGAGTTGCAAACGATGCTCAACCGGAAGCATTAGCAAAAGTAAAATGGTTCATTGATCAGTTTGAACAAAACCTGGCTGAAATTGAACAGTTGATCAACACTAATAGAATTTTTATTGAACGCGTTGATGGTGTTGGTGCCATTTCAAAAGAAGATGCAATTGATCTGGGTTTCTGTGGTCCAAACCTGCGCGCTTGCGGTGTTGAATTTGATTTAAGAAGAAATACACCGTATTTATGTTATGATGAAATTGATTTCAGAATTCCAACTTATACTGAAGGAGATTGTCTTGCACGATATTTCGTAAGACTTGATGAATGCCGCGAAAGTGCAGAGATCGTAAAACAAATTCTTGACAAGATACCGCAAGGACCGGTTCAGGCAAATATTCCGCATAAAGTTCTTCCTAAAAAAGATGAAATTTATACTAAGATGGAAGAATTGATTTATGATTTTATGATTGTGAATTTTGGGATTAACCCTCCTGCAGGAGAAATATATCATGCTATTGAAGGATCAAAAGGAGAACTCGGATTTTATCTCGTCAGCAAAGGTGATGGGAAGCCCTGGAAGAACAAAATACGATCACCTTCGTTTAATAACTTGCAATCATTACCGAAATTAGTTGTCGGTCAAATGATATCTGATGTTGTTGCAATAATTGGAAGTATTGATCCGATTATGGGAGAAGCGGATAAATAA
- the rplU gene encoding 50S ribosomal protein L21: protein MFAIVNILGDQIKVLENNKYYVPRLKEKVDSEVTFNSVLMVGDSKNVKIGTPEVKGAKVTAKVLEHIKDDKVIVFKKKIRKSYKKKAGHRQQYTKIEILKIS from the coding sequence ATGTTTGCAATTGTAAATATTCTGGGTGACCAGATAAAGGTTCTTGAAAACAATAAATATTATGTTCCAAGATTAAAAGAGAAGGTTGATTCAGAAGTAACGTTTAACTCTGTTCTTATGGTCGGAGACTCTAAAAATGTCAAAATAGGAACTCCTGAAGTCAAAGGTGCAAAAGTAACTGCAAAAGTTCTTGAACATATTAAAGATGATAAAGTTATCGTTTTCAAGAAAAAAATCAGAAAAAGTTATAAGAAAAAAGCTGGACACAGACAGCAATACACAAAAATCGAGATATTAAAGATTTCTTAA
- the nuoF gene encoding NADH-quinone oxidoreductase subunit NuoF, which yields MEKIVLPEIQDLHLIDVYINNNGYNAAKKAFTKTPDDIIDQVKKSGLRGRGGAAFLCGLKWSFMPKTSVKPKYLCINGDESEPGSFKDRQIFEFNPHQMIEGAIITCYAIGAKTAYVYIRGEYHKWIKLLQKAIDDAYAKGFLGVKMKETFSTDFCCDVYIHKGAGAYICGEESSLMNSLEGKRGYPRVKPPFPAQNGLWGCPTTINNVETITNVPQIIEKGWEWFSIIGHPKHPGTLLFGVSGHVNKPGVYELPTGTLLTDIIYNYAGGVPNNKKVLCVIPGGTSMPPIRGDKLEGVRMDAESLKEVGSAIGTGGIIVMDEDTDLVKVLARIAHFYHHESCGQCTPCREGTGWLEKILKRILAGNGSANDLDLLITVANQIEGNTICALGEAAAWPVKFMVDRFRDYFEARVKNEVSLPVANKVHSMRETAFPLADFKN from the coding sequence ATGGAAAAAATAGTTCTCCCCGAAATACAAGACCTGCATCTGATCGATGTTTATATAAACAACAACGGATACAATGCTGCAAAGAAAGCATTCACTAAAACTCCTGACGACATAATCGATCAGGTTAAAAAATCCGGATTGAGAGGAAGAGGCGGTGCTGCGTTTTTATGTGGACTTAAATGGAGCTTTATGCCGAAGACTTCGGTTAAGCCAAAATATCTATGCATCAACGGTGATGAAAGCGAACCTGGTTCTTTTAAAGACAGACAAATATTCGAATTCAATCCTCACCAAATGATTGAAGGAGCGATAATTACTTGTTATGCGATCGGTGCAAAGACTGCTTACGTTTACATCAGAGGTGAGTATCACAAGTGGATTAAGTTATTGCAGAAAGCTATTGATGATGCTTATGCAAAAGGCTTTCTTGGTGTAAAGATGAAAGAAACTTTCAGCACTGATTTTTGCTGTGATGTTTATATTCACAAAGGAGCAGGTGCTTACATTTGCGGTGAGGAATCTTCATTGATGAATTCATTAGAAGGCAAAAGAGGATATCCAAGAGTAAAACCTCCGTTCCCTGCGCAGAATGGTTTATGGGGTTGTCCGACTACAATCAATAATGTTGAAACAATAACAAATGTTCCGCAGATAATTGAAAAAGGATGGGAATGGTTTTCAATAATCGGACATCCAAAACATCCCGGTACTTTGTTGTTTGGTGTTAGCGGACATGTAAACAAACCCGGAGTTTATGAACTTCCAACAGGTACTCTACTCACGGATATTATTTACAATTATGCCGGTGGCGTTCCAAATAATAAAAAAGTTTTGTGTGTTATTCCTGGCGGAACTTCAATGCCACCAATTCGTGGAGATAAACTCGAAGGTGTCAGGATGGATGCTGAGTCCCTGAAAGAAGTTGGTTCTGCTATTGGTACCGGTGGAATTATAGTAATGGATGAGGATACCGATCTCGTAAAAGTACTAGCAAGAATTGCACACTTCTACCATCACGAAAGCTGTGGACAATGTACACCTTGCCGTGAAGGAACAGGGTGGCTTGAAAAAATACTGAAAAGAATTTTAGCCGGTAATGGTTCTGCAAATGATCTGGATTTACTTATAACAGTTGCAAACCAGATTGAAGGAAATACTATCTGTGCACTTGGTGAAGCAGCAGCATGGCCTGTTAAATTTATGGTGGATAGATTCAGAGATTATTTTGAAGCAAGAGTTAAAAATGAAGTCAGCTTACCTGTTGCGAATAAAGTCCATTCGATGAGAGAAACTGCATTCCCGCTTGCAGATTTTAAGAATTAA
- the nuoB gene encoding NADH-quinone oxidoreductase subunit NuoB: MGLESYIKENGFLTTQLNAIIGWARKNSVWPMPMGISCCAIEMMAAGDPKYDIARFGSEVMRFTPRQCDLMIVAGTVTYKMSHVVRKIYDQMPEPKWVIAMGACTSSGGMYRSYSVVQGIDQFLPVDIYLAGCPPRPDNLLNALIMIQDKIGKTKASQFQNITIEDEGIKVPELNVLQNN, translated from the coding sequence TTGGGATTAGAATCTTATATAAAAGAAAACGGATTTTTAACAACACAGCTCAACGCAATAATTGGCTGGGCAAGAAAAAATTCTGTTTGGCCTATGCCTATGGGAATTTCCTGCTGTGCAATTGAAATGATGGCTGCTGGCGATCCGAAATATGACATAGCCAGATTTGGTTCAGAAGTGATGCGTTTTACACCACGACAATGTGATCTTATGATTGTTGCCGGAACAGTCACTTATAAAATGTCACATGTTGTTAGAAAAATTTATGACCAGATGCCTGAACCGAAATGGGTAATTGCAATGGGAGCTTGTACATCTTCGGGCGGAATGTATCGCTCATATTCTGTTGTGCAGGGAATTGACCAGTTTTTACCGGTTGATATTTATCTCGCTGGTTGTCCGCCACGTCCCGATAATCTTCTGAATGCTTTGATTATGATTCAGGATAAAATAGGCAAAACAAAAGCATCTCAATTTCAGAATATTACAATCGAAGATGAAGGTATCAAGGTCCCGGAGTTGAACGTACTACAAAACAATTAA
- a CDS encoding macrocin O-methyltransferase gives MHEFVFNEEIKNQVIDYLEFGVAGGTAFKWWVEKIKNQETRFFGFDVFTGLPEDFGVMKKQHYNTQGQAPIINDNRVTFIKGMFQDSLPGFLQDYKSGNRKVIHIDADLYSSTIFVLTKLHPFLNKDDIIIFDEFGVPTHEFKAFTEIVSAYKLNYEFLGAINNYLQIAIKLK, from the coding sequence TTGCACGAATTCGTATTTAATGAAGAAATAAAAAATCAGGTGATTGATTATCTTGAATTTGGTGTTGCTGGTGGAACAGCATTTAAATGGTGGGTTGAAAAAATCAAAAATCAAGAAACACGTTTTTTTGGGTTTGATGTATTCACCGGGCTTCCGGAAGATTTTGGTGTAATGAAAAAACAGCATTATAATACTCAGGGACAAGCACCGATTATTAATGATAACCGAGTTACTTTTATCAAAGGTATGTTCCAGGATTCGCTTCCAGGTTTTCTTCAAGATTACAAATCCGGCAACAGAAAGGTTATTCATATAGATGCTGATCTTTATTCATCAACTATTTTTGTATTAACTAAGCTTCACCCATTTTTAAACAAAGACGATATTATAATATTCGATGAGTTTGGTGTCCCGACTCACGAATTTAAAGCATTCACTGAAATCGTGTCAGCTTATAAATTGAACTATGAGTTTTTAGGCGCAATTAATAATTACCTTCAAATCGCAATTAAATTGAAATAG
- a CDS encoding ATP-binding protein, with the protein MPEPFYQLEIESDPNNLITVEEFVNYFAKDLGLSDEQLSVLLLAVTEATTNAIIHANKCDIKKLVTIHAHIEDTHQGKHPQKLIVKIKDEGKGFDPAALPNPTEPENLLKDSGRGVFLMKVYMSDVKYNITPTGMETILILNL; encoded by the coding sequence TTGCCCGAACCATTTTATCAACTCGAAATAGAAAGCGATCCAAACAACCTGATCACGGTTGAGGAATTTGTCAATTATTTTGCAAAAGATCTGGGTTTATCTGATGAGCAGCTTTCGGTTCTATTACTCGCTGTTACTGAAGCAACAACAAATGCAATCATTCACGCAAATAAATGTGACATTAAAAAACTTGTAACAATTCACGCTCACATTGAAGATACTCATCAAGGGAAACACCCACAAAAACTTATCGTAAAAATTAAAGACGAAGGAAAAGGTTTTGATCCGGCAGCTTTACCAAATCCTACTGAACCGGAAAATTTATTGAAAGATTCCGGACGAGGTGTGTTTTTAATGAAAGTTTATATGAGCGATGTCAAATACAACATAACACCTACTGGTATGGAAACAATCCTGATTCTGAATTTATAG
- a CDS encoding type II toxin-antitoxin system VapC family toxin, with amino-acid sequence MKYLLDTNICIYIIKKKPESIIKIFSKIKLGDVAISAITIAELYFGLAKSSKPNENTIALQEFLQPLVTLDFNSDDAVVYGRIRAELEANGQMIGAMDLLIAAIALSRELILVTNNEKEFSRIKDLKLENWV; translated from the coding sequence TTGAAATATCTTCTGGATACCAACATCTGCATTTACATTATCAAGAAGAAACCAGAATCGATCATCAAAATCTTTTCTAAAATAAAACTTGGTGATGTTGCGATATCTGCCATTACGATCGCTGAATTGTATTTTGGTCTAGCTAAGAGTTCAAAACCGAATGAGAATACCATAGCATTGCAGGAATTTCTTCAGCCATTAGTCACGCTAGATTTTAATTCGGATGATGCTGTTGTTTATGGTAGGATAAGAGCTGAACTCGAAGCTAATGGTCAAATGATAGGTGCGATGGATTTGTTAATAGCTGCTATCGCATTAAGCAGGGAACTTATCTTGGTAACAAATAATGAAAAAGAGTTTAGTCGGATTAAAGATTTAAAGCTCGAAAATTGGGTTTGA
- a CDS encoding NAD(P)H-dependent oxidoreductase subunit E, whose amino-acid sequence MEFKFTQENLGRIEQETKKYPVRKPAVMSALYIAQEQNGYISFEVMKEVADVLGMTAEEVLGVVTFYTMFHQKQMGKYHIQVCTNVSCMLRGGYEIWNQVKDKFGIDHMGVTADQKFSLEEVECMGSCGTAPMIAINEDYYENLSKEKVEEILNGLTPTLSKGEGV is encoded by the coding sequence ATGGAATTCAAATTCACACAAGAAAATCTCGGAAGAATAGAACAGGAAACTAAAAAATATCCTGTTCGCAAGCCTGCAGTTATGTCTGCACTTTATATTGCCCAGGAACAAAATGGATATATCAGTTTTGAAGTGATGAAAGAAGTCGCTGACGTTCTTGGAATGACTGCTGAAGAAGTTCTTGGAGTAGTTACTTTCTATACAATGTTTCATCAGAAACAGATGGGGAAATACCATATCCAGGTTTGCACAAATGTTTCATGCATGCTTCGTGGTGGTTATGAAATCTGGAACCAGGTGAAAGATAAATTCGGGATAGATCATATGGGTGTAACTGCGGACCAGAAATTTTCTCTTGAGGAAGTTGAATGTATGGGTAGCTGCGGAACGGCACCGATGATAGCAATTAATGAAGACTATTATGAGAATCTTTCTAAAGAAAAAGTTGAGGAAATATTGAATGGCCTCACCCCAACCCTCTCCAAAGGAGAGGGAGTTTAA
- a CDS encoding ferritin: MSTKKMQDALNKQLTDELYSSYLYLSIAAHFEEQSLKGFANWFRIQSQEEYGHAMKFYNFIIRTDGRVILTQIDAPKTSWKNVMDAFKDTLTHEKKITGLIHKLVDLSIQSKDYATNNFLQWFVNEQVEEEATVEEIIRKLEMIGDNKGGLYMLDRELGARTAAGN, from the coding sequence ATGTCAACTAAGAAAATGCAGGATGCACTTAACAAGCAGTTAACTGACGAACTTTATTCATCATATTTGTATTTATCAATAGCTGCTCATTTCGAAGAACAAAGTTTAAAGGGGTTCGCAAACTGGTTCAGAATTCAATCGCAGGAAGAATACGGACACGCAATGAAGTTTTATAATTTTATTATACGAACCGACGGCAGAGTAATTTTAACACAGATAGATGCACCAAAGACAAGCTGGAAAAATGTTATGGATGCTTTTAAAGATACTCTAACACACGAAAAAAAAATTACAGGACTAATTCACAAGCTTGTGGATCTTTCAATTCAATCAAAAGATTATGCAACCAATAATTTTTTGCAGTGGTTTGTTAACGAACAGGTTGAAGAAGAAGCTACTGTCGAAGAAATCATTCGTAAACTTGAAATGATTGGAGATAATAAAGGAGGCTTATATATGTTAGATCGTGAACTTGGAGCTAGAACCGCTGCAGGTAATTAG
- a CDS encoding antitoxin, translating into MDIAKIFKNGQSQAVRLPKSYRLKGKETYITRIGDAIILLPKLEKWDLMFASLEKFSDDFMTERTQPTLEERKGLFF; encoded by the coding sequence ATGGATATAGCGAAAATATTTAAAAACGGACAAAGTCAGGCAGTACGTTTACCCAAATCTTATAGATTGAAAGGTAAGGAAACTTATATCACCAGAATCGGTGATGCAATTATCCTGTTACCTAAATTAGAAAAGTGGGATTTGATGTTTGCAAGTTTAGAAAAATTCTCAGATGATTTTATGACAGAAAGAACTCAGCCAACTTTAGAAGAGCGAAAAGGATTGTTTTTTTGA
- a CDS encoding response regulator transcription factor, which yields MSKILLVDDEPDILEFLKYNLEQEDFEVLTSTNGKDALKKILLKPDLIILDIMMPEMDGFELYQQIKSDKNFRYIPIIFLTAKSGETNEIKGLDLGASDYIQKPISPKKLIARIKSNLRKSAVVNKKEKSITELNVGPLIIDTDQFMVKINNKKKYFPRKEFQLLYFLASNPGKVMNRDTLLKEIWGNDVFVVDRTIDVHIRKIREKLGKHSEIIETIKGVGYRFKLEQ from the coding sequence ATGAGCAAAATCTTACTTGTTGATGACGAACCGGATATACTTGAATTTCTGAAATACAATCTTGAACAGGAAGATTTTGAAGTATTGACCAGCACCAATGGAAAAGATGCACTGAAAAAAATCCTGCTGAAACCGGATTTAATAATTCTTGATATCATGATGCCTGAGATGGATGGTTTTGAACTTTACCAGCAAATAAAATCCGATAAAAACTTCCGGTATATTCCGATTATTTTCCTTACAGCAAAATCAGGAGAGACAAATGAAATAAAAGGACTGGATCTTGGTGCAAGTGACTATATTCAAAAACCAATCTCGCCCAAAAAATTAATAGCACGTATCAAATCAAATCTGAGGAAATCTGCCGTTGTTAATAAGAAAGAAAAATCAATTACAGAATTGAACGTTGGACCATTGATAATTGATACGGACCAATTCATGGTGAAGATTAATAATAAAAAGAAATATTTTCCCCGGAAGGAATTTCAGTTATTGTACTTTCTTGCCAGCAATCCCGGCAAAGTGATGAACAGAGACACGCTATTGAAAGAAATATGGGGTAATGATGTTTTTGTCGTCGATCGAACTATTGATGTTCATATCAGAAAAATCAGGGAAAAACTTGGTAAACACTCAGAAATAATCGAGACAATCAAAGGTGTTGGATACAGATTCAAACTCGAGCAATAA
- a CDS encoding NADH-quinone oxidoreductase subunit C encodes MNLKELIPQKLKEKFPSVEFEQTEYRDELSIKFEKKYIVEVCRFLKSEADLEFTWCSDVTAIDWAARKDRFTVIYNIFSMKHNFRLRLKCDVDEADCSIDSVTSIWQAANWQERETFDMYGIKFNNHPDLRRMYMPEEFEYYPLRKDFPLMGIPGSLSLPKK; translated from the coding sequence ATGAATTTAAAAGAACTTATTCCTCAAAAACTAAAAGAAAAATTTCCTTCAGTTGAGTTTGAACAAACTGAATATAGAGATGAACTTTCAATTAAGTTTGAGAAGAAATACATCGTTGAAGTTTGCAGATTTTTAAAGTCAGAAGCTGATCTTGAATTTACTTGGTGCTCGGATGTAACTGCCATTGATTGGGCTGCACGAAAGGACAGATTTACTGTTATTTATAATATTTTTTCAATGAAACATAACTTTCGTTTGAGATTAAAATGTGATGTTGATGAAGCTGATTGTTCGATTGATTCCGTCACTTCAATCTGGCAGGCAGCAAACTGGCAGGAAAGAGAAACCTTCGATATGTATGGAATAAAATTCAACAATCATCCTGATTTAAGAAGAATGTATATGCCCGAAGAATTTGAATATTATCCTTTAAGAAAAGATTTTCCATTGATGGGTATCCCCGGATCGCTGAGTTTACCCAAAAAATAA